Proteins from a single region of Methanosphaera sp.:
- the dapF gene encoding diaminopimelate epimerase, whose translation METIEFTKMHALGNDYVVINETENTVVPEDKKNPFSAEISTRRFNVGADGVIFACKSDKADVRFRIFNSDGSEAEMCGNGIRCLAKYVYDKEIVKKTTMKIETMEDIKEARLTVDDNDDVVSIEIDMGRGFFKPEEIPAIAPSGNSDVFIDEEVDVEGEKIIMSAASVGNPHAVSFTDVNIDDIDLDFYGPRIETHPAFPEKVNVHFVNIVSEGEINILTWERGAGFTYACGTGTTTCVLLGYKMGLLSNEVLAHLSGGDLNITVTEEGDELTAMMKGKAVTVYDAIMDVEL comes from the coding sequence ATGGAAACAATAGAATTTACAAAAATGCATGCACTAGGAAATGACTACGTAGTAATAAATGAAACAGAAAATACAGTAGTACCAGAAGATAAGAAAAACCCATTTAGTGCTGAAATTTCAACAAGACGTTTTAATGTAGGTGCAGATGGAGTAATCTTTGCATGCAAATCCGATAAAGCAGATGTACGCTTCCGTATCTTTAATAGTGATGGATCTGAAGCTGAAATGTGTGGAAATGGAATAAGATGTCTTGCAAAATATGTATATGATAAGGAAATTGTTAAAAAAACAACAATGAAAATTGAAACAATGGAAGATATCAAAGAAGCAAGACTTACAGTAGATGACAATGACGATGTAGTAAGTATTGAAATTGACATGGGACGAGGATTCTTTAAACCTGAAGAAATCCCTGCAATTGCACCAAGTGGAAATAGTGATGTGTTCATTGATGAGGAAGTTGATGTTGAAGGTGAGAAAATTATCATGAGTGCAGCTAGTGTTGGAAATCCACATGCTGTATCATTTACAGATGTAAATATTGATGATATAGACCTCGACTTCTATGGTCCTAGAATTGAAACACACCCAGCATTTCCTGAAAAAGTAAATGTACACTTTGTAAATATAGTATCAGAAGGTGAAATTAACATACTTACATGGGAACGTGGTGCAGGATTTACATATGCATGTGGAACTGGTACAACAACATGTGTACTTCTCGGATATAAGATGGGACTTCTTTCAAATGAAGTACTAGCACACCTATCAGGTGGAGATCTTAACATCACAGTAACAGAAGAAGGCGATGAGCTTACAGCTATGATGAAAGGAAAAGCAGTAACAGTATATGATGCTATTATGGACGTTGAATTATAG